In one Rhopalosiphum padi isolate XX-2018 chromosome 3, ASM2088224v1, whole genome shotgun sequence genomic region, the following are encoded:
- the LOC132926676 gene encoding legumain-like gives MGVFHLIALALFAVGSFAEHNIPKLTNEDNFIGEKKWVVLVAGSDGWSNYRHQADICHAYQLIKSNGIPEENIITMMVDDIAYNSRNPTPGTIINKPNGTDVYQGVVIDYKGKDVNKSNFLKIITGDSEGMRSIGSGKVIKGGRLDKIFINYVDHGSTGFLCFPDDYLYADELNDAFNSMHGNGTYKKMLLYIEACKAGSMFDGILSEDTNILAITASGPRESSYGCYCRSESGPYRTCLGDLFSVTWMEDLDVPTSRQSARKRSIFNDFREVRTNVTKSNVMMYGDLDNGSDKLSSFIGYHGNDGNVSPAVRKSNEINIKTTTSSRDVHESELQYRLAHEKLSLPETLKLSAELRKNNKMRSVIDSVLQNIYSEVVKARPDIKSEIGYYDEPNYLQLNLSMFPCYRSVLNQITESCFSLPQNPYVLDKLTIFANMCVVDNQIHQMVGNIVVKSCSNIPKNIINVQ, from the exons ATGG GAGTTTTCCATTTGATTGCATTAGCGTTATTCGCTGTTGGATCTTTTGCTGAACATAATATACCGAAGCTAACAAACGAGGATAATTTTATTGGAGAGAAGAAGTGGGTAGTTTTGGTAGCTGGTTCAGATGGATGGAGCAATTACAGACAtcag gcGGACATATGCCATGCATACCAACTAATTAAAAGTAACGGAATACCAGAAGAAAACATCATAACAATGATGGTGGATGACATTGCATATAATTCAag GAATCCTACACCTGGGACGATTATTAACAAGCCAAACGGCACTGACGTTTACCAAGGAGTTGTAATCGACTACAAAGGAAAA GACGTAAACAAatcaaatttcttaaaaattatcacTGGCGACAGTGAAGGCATGCGATCCATTGGAAGTGGCAAAGTTATAAAAGG AGGACGACTCGATAAGATTTTCATTAACTATGTTGATCATGGTTCGACTGGATTCTTATGTTTCCCAGATGATTATTTGTATGCCGATGAACTAAACGATGCATTTAATTCTATGCATGGAAATGGAACttataaaaag ATGTTGTTGTACATTGAAGCATGTAAAGCTGGATCTATGTTTGATGGTATACTTAGTGAAGACACAAACA TTTTGGCAATAACCGCATCAGGACCAAGAGAAAGTTCATACGGTTGCTACTGCAGATCTGAATCGGGTCCGTACAGGACATGTCTCGGAGATTTGTTCAGTGTCACATGGATGGAAGACTTAGATGTG CCAACGTCCAGACAGTCAGCAAGGAAACGGTCCATTTTCAACGACTTTAGGGAGGTCAGAACCAACGTAACTAAAAGTAATGTCATGATGTACGGAGATCTTGATAACGGAAGCGATAAACTCTCCTCGTTTATTGGTTATCATGGAAATGATGGCAACGTCTCGCCGGCTGTACGAAAATCGAACGAGatcaatataaaa accaCAACATCCAGTCGAGATGTACACGAAAGTGAATTACAATATCGATTGGCGCACGAAAAGTTGTCGCTTCCAGAAACGCTCAAATTGTCAGCAGAATTACGTAAAAATAAcaag ATGAGATCCGTCATAGACTCTGTACTCCAAAACATTTACTCGGAAGTGGTGAAGGCAAGGCCGGACATCAAGAGCGAAATCGGTTACTACGACGAACCTAACTATCTACAACTGAATTTGTCCATGTTCCCATGCTACAGAAGCGTTTTGAATCAAATCACCGAGAGCTGCTTTTCATTGCCTCAG AATCCCTACGTATTGGATAAGTTAACGATTTTCGCCAACATGTGTGTCGTTGACAATCAAATCCACCAGATGGTCGGCAACATAGTCGTTAAATCGTGTTCAAACATaccaaaaaacataataaacgtacaataa